Genomic window (Mycolicibacterium smegmatis):
AGGATGAGCCGCATGCCAGTACCCGCACCCAGTCCGGATGCCCGTGCCGTGGTCACCGGCGCCTCGCAGAACATCGGCGAAGCGTTGGCCACCGAACTCGCTGCCCGCGGCCACCACCTGATCATCACCGCGCGCCGCGAGGAGGTGCTGACCTCGCTCGCGCAGCGGTTGACCGAGCGCTACGGCGTCACCGTCGAGGTGCGTGCGGTCGACCTCACCGACCCCGCCGCGCGTGCGACGTTGTGCGACGAACTCGCCGAGCGCGAGATCTCGATCCTGTGCGCCAACGCGGGCACCGCGACGTTCGGTGCCGTCAAGGATCTGGACCCGGCCGGCGAGAAGGCCCAGGTGCAGCTGAATGTCCTTGGCGTGCACGATCTTGTGCTCGCGGTGCTGCCGGGTATGGTCGCCCGCCGCGCGGGCGGCATCCTCATCTCGGGTTCCGCCGCGGGCAACTCGCCGATCCCGAACAACGCCACCTACGCCGCGTCCAAGGCGTTCGCCAACACGTTCAGCGAGTCGCTGCGCGGTGAACTCACCGGTGTCGGCGTGCACGTCACGCTGCTCGCACCCGGCCCGGTGCGCACCGAACTGCCCGATCCGTCCGAACAGTCCCTCGTCGAGAGGCTGATCCCCGACTTCCTGTGGATCGACACCGAGTACACCGCGAAGCTGTCCCTGGATGGCTTGGAGCACAACAAGATGCGCGTGGTGCCGGGTGTGACGTCCAAGGCCATGTCGGTGGCCAGTGGCTACGCCCCGCGCGCCATCGTCACGCCGATCGTCGGCGCGGTCTACAAGAAGCTCGGCGGCGGTTAGATCCTCCTCAGCGGCGGCGACGGCCGGTACCGAAGATGCTGCGGGTGATCTCGCGGCCGATCACGGTGCCCGCCGAGCGCATCGCGCTCTTGAACGCGGGGCTCGCGACCATCTTCTCGAAGAACCCGGGCTCCTCGGGCTGCGCCGGGGCCGGCATCGGGGCGGCCTCTCCGGTGGCCTCGACGCCGGCGAAGCCGCCCGCGTCACCGCCCTCCGGCGGAGCCAGCTTGGCGGCCAGACGCTCGTAGGCCGAATCCCGGTCGACGGTCTGCCCGTAGGTGGCCTGCAGCGGGCTCGCCTTGGCCGCCGCCGAGATCGCGTCGGCGCCGATCGTGTCCATCAGCGAGCGCGGCGCGCGCATCCGCGTCCACGCCACCGGGGTGGGCGCACCCTTCTCCGAGAGCACGGTCACCACGGCCTCGCCGATGCCCAGCGAGGTGAGCGCCTCTTCGAGGTCGTAGACCTTGGTCTTGGGATAGGTGCGCACGGTCTTGGTGAGCGCCTTCTGGTCGTCGGGCGTGAAGGCGCGCAGCGCGTGCTGGATCCGGGCACCCAACTGCGAGAGGACGTCGTTTGGGACGTCGGTGGGCAGCTGGGTGCAGAAGAAGACGCCGACGCCCTTGGAGCGGATCAGTTTCACGGTCTGCTCGACCTGCTCGAGGAACGCCTTGGATGCGTCGTTGAACAGCAGGTGCGCCTCATCGAAGAAGAACACCAGCTTGGGCTTGTCGACGTCGCCGACCTCGGGCAGCGTCGTGAACAGATCGGCCAGCACCCACATGAGGAACGTCGAGAACATCACCGGGCGCGCGGCCTGGGCCCCGAGCTCCAGCAGCGTGATGACGCCGCGCCCCTGATCGTCGACGCGCAGCAGATCCTTGGGCTCCAGCTCGGGCTCACCGAAGAACGTGTCCGCACCCTCGGCCTCGAGGTTGACCAGCGCACGCAAGATCACGCCCGCGGTCGTCGTCGACACCGCGCCGAGCGCCTTGAGCTCGGGCTTGCCCTCGTCGCTGGTCAGGTACTGGATGACCGAGCGCAGATCCTTGATGTCCAGCAGCGGCAGACCCTTCTGGTCGGCCCAGTGGAAGATCAGCCCCAGGGTGGACTCCTGGGTCTGGTTGAGCCCCAGCACTTTCGACAGCAGGATCGGGCCGAAGCTGGTGATCGTCGCGCGCACCGGCACGCCGATGCCCTCGGTGCCCAGCGACAGGAACTCCACCGGGAACCCCGTGGGTGTCCAGTCGTCCCCGGTGTCGGCGGCGCGCTGGGTGACCTTGTCGTTCGACTCCCCCGGTTTGGCCAGCCCGGACAGGTCGCCCTTGACGTCGGCCATCAGCACCGGCACGCCCGCGGCGGAGAGCTGCTCGGCGAGCACCTGCAGGGACTTCGTCTTGCCGGTGCCGGTGGCCCCGGCGATCAGACCGTGCCGGTTGACCGTGGCGAGCGGGATGCGCACCTGGGCGGTGGGGTCGACGGCACCGTCGACGACGACGGTGCCCAGTTCGAGAGCCTGCCCTTCGACGGCATATCCGGCGGCGATCTGCTGCGCGGGAGTAGCTGTCGATTCGGTGGTCATACCGCGGTCCTCCGTTCGCCCGAGCGAGCCCCGGAACGAGCTCACGTGGGTTTTGACACTACTGGTCTTCCTACGGGTATGGGCGCGTGGCGGGCGCGTGTGCGAATACTGTGGATCTTCGTGCGAGACGAACTGGTGTGGATCGACTGCGAGATGACCGGGCTGGACCTCAAGTCCGACCGGCTGATCGAGATCGCGGTCCTGGTGACCGATGCGGACCTCAACATTCTCGGCGACGGCCTGGACGTGGTGATCCACGCCGATGACGAGTCACTGTCCTCGATGGTCGACGTGGTGAAGCAGATGCATGCGCGCTCCGGCCTGACCGAAGAGGTGCGCAGATCCACCGTCGACCTCGCCACGGCCGAGGAGATGGTGCTCGACTACATCCGCGGGCACGTCAAGCAGGCCAAGACCGCGCCGCTGGCGGGCAACTCGATCGCCACCGACCGCGGCTTCATCGCGCGGGACATGCCCAAGCTCGACGATTACCTGCACTACCGGATGATCGACGTCAGCTCGATCAAGGAGCTGTGCAGGCGCTGGTACCCCCGCATCTACTTCGGCCAACCGGAGAAAGGTCTCGCACACCGCGCGCTGGCCGACATCCACGAGTCGATCCGCGAACTCAAGTACTACCGCGCCACGGCGTTCGTCCCGCAGCCCGGGCCTTCTACCAGCGATATCGCCGCGATCGCCGCCGAGCTCGGCCCGCCTTCGAGCAACTCGGCGGATACCGATTCGGCTTAACCGCACCCGAGCGGTTAGTATCTACGGGCCGCATGCGCCGAAAGGCAAAGCGGCGATGGTGGCTGTAGTTCAGTTGGTAGAGCACCAGGTTGTGATCCTGGCTGTCGCGGGTTCGAGTCCCGTCAGCCACCCCGATATCGGGAGCCCCGCCTACGCGAGTAGGCGGGGTTTTCGCGTTGACGGGGTGTGATCGACGCCGACACCCCGCCAATGGCACTCCCGACGCTTTGCGGAGCGTGGACTGCACGGGATGCGCCGCCCATACCATCGCCTACTTGAGTCAGGGCCTGCGGGCATTGCCCGCGAACCTGATTCGCACGCGCGGCAACTTCGACGTACTGAGTGCCCGTGGACTCCGGCAGCTTGCCGGGTTCGACACGGACCGACTCCCGGCGGACCCGCGGCATGCGGCTGCGCGTCACCGACCCTGACCGGACCGGTCGCGGACCCGAGGTTCGCGGGTCCGGCGATGAGCCCGCGCGCGACGGTGTCGACGCGATCCGAGCGCGCCGCGCGTAACCAGCTACCACCGCGCGAGCGCGGTCGCATCATTGCGGGCAAACATAATTGACGTTGCCATAAGCGCAATTCCGTACCATTTAGTTCAGCTGGAATATGAATTGAACATAAGTTCCCATATGTACGAATAGGTCGTGAACTGCACCGAAACACCGGAGTGTGACCTTGGTCTCATAACCGCAGTTATGCGTTTTTATCCGGCCGACCGATTTGCCACCACCAACAACCACTACGCAAACCTGTGAAGTTCCTGAGATCGACGCGCCACGCAGGCGTGGGTCACAGACATCTCACCCATCACGGGTTACGGTCGGACACAGGGCAATCCGCACGCCAGGCACGCCGAACCCACGTTCCCCGGCCGGCCGCAGCGCTTTCGGCGACGCTGTGGCAAACCCGGATCAACGGCCTTCCTGAGCGATCGCACAGCGCCGCGAAGACGTGACTTAGGGAACGATTTCAGCGACTTCGCAGGTCCGCGAGGTACGGTTTGCCGCCACACCGCGTCGCGAGCCGCGGTTCGGGCGGGTCGGTAGCTGATATCGCCTGCGTCGACACAACCCGCGCGGCGGCCGTTAGCGAAGACACGTGTCAACTTTGAAAAGGTACTGTTACCGGGTTTTGATAGCCCTACTAGCGTTTTACGTCACCGTAAATCAAGATCGATTGCTGATCTTGTCCGGCCATTAAACAATGGCGCATTGCTGGATCCGCGGCGGATTACGGAAAAGCGAATAAAACCCCCCTCGCCACGGCTTTTCTCGAATGGCATGTGGCATACGGGCCGTGGTACTAAGTACGCCGATCGCGTCATTAGTAGGGGAAGCTTTGACTCAAAATTGTGTTGCTCCTGTTGCCATCATCGGAATGGCTTGCAGACTTCCTGGAGCAATCAACTCGCCACAGCAGCTATGGGAGGCTCTCCTCCGTGGCGATGACTTCGTCACCGAGATTCCCACCGGCCGGTGGGACGCCGAGGAGTACTACGACCCCGAGCCAGGGGTGCCCGGCCGCTCCGTGTCGAAGTGGGGTGCCTTCCTCGACGACCCGGCCGCGTTCGACCCGGAGTTCTTCGGCATCACCGAGCGCGAGGCCGCCGCGATCGACCCGCAGCACCGGCTGCTGCTGGAGACCGCGTGGGAGGCCGTCGAGCACTCCGGCCTGAACCCCGCCGGTCTCGCCGGATCGGCCACCGGCGTCTTCATGGGCCTGACCCACAACGACTACGCACACCTTGCTGCCGACGCCAAGGCACTGGAGGGTCCGTACGGCTTCACCGGCACCAGCTTCAGCCTCGCCTCCGGCCGCATCGCCTACGCACTCGGCGTGCACGGCCCCGCCATCACGGTCGACACGGCGTGCTCGTCCAGCCTCAGCGCCATCCACATGGCCTGCCGCAGCCTGCACAACGGTGAGAGCGACGTCGCGCTGGCCGGCGGTGTGTCGGTGCTGCTGGAACCGCGCAAGGCCGCTGGCGGCTCGGCCGCAGGCATGCTGTCCCCGACCGGCCACTGCCACGCGTTCGACACCGCGGCCGACGGCTTCGTCTCGGCCGAGGGCTGCGTGGTGCTGACCCTCAAGCGACTCGACGACGCCGTCGCAGACGGCGATCGGATCCTCGCCGTCATCCGCGGCACCGCCACCAACCAGGACGGCCGCACGGTCAACATCGCGACGCCGTCGGCCGATGCGCAGGCCAAGGTCTACCGCATGGCGCTGAAAGCGGCCGGCGTCGAACCCGGCACCGTCGGCCTCGTCGAGGCCCACGGCACCGGCACGCCCGTCGGCGACCCGCTCGAGTTCTCCAGCCTGGCCGAGGTGTACGGCACAGACGGTCCCTGTGCGTTGGGCTCGATCAAGACCAATTTCGGTCACACGCAGTCCGCGGCGGGCGCGCTCGGCGTCATGAAGGCCGTACTTGCGCTGCAGCACAACGTCATTCCGCAGAACCTGCACTTCACCCGCCTGCCCGACCAGATGGCCGAGATCGAGACGGGCCTGTTCGTCCCCGAGACCATCACGCCGTGGCCGGTCCGGGAGGGCCAGCCCCGCCGCGCCGCGGTCTCCGCGTACGGCCTGTCCGGCACCAACGTGCACGCGGTCCTCGAGCAGGCGCCTGAGAGCCCGGCCGAGACTGCCGCAGAGGCGATTTCACCCAAGGCCGGCAACGCGCTGGTGTTCCCGGTGTCCGCCAGCTCCGCCGATGCGCTGCGCTCGACGGCACAGCACCTTGCCGACTGGCTGCTGCGAAGCGGGGACGGCAACGGTCGCGGACCCGCGATCGATCTCGGCGACCTCGCGTACACACTGGCCCGCAGGCGCGGGTTCCGTGCTGCCCGTTCGGCTGTGCTCGCAGGCGACCGCGGCACGCTGGTCGAGGGGCTGCGGCAGATCGCCGACGGTGAGGCGATGCCACAACATGCCGTGACCAACGACGACCGTGGGCCGGTGTGGGTGTTCTCCGGGCAGGGTTCGCAGTGGGCCTCGATGGGCGCCGAACTGCTCGACCGGGAACAGGCTTTCGCGGCCGCCATCGCCGAACTGGAACCGCTCATCGCGGCCGAGTCCGACTTCTCCGTCACCGAGGCCCTGACGGCCTCGGAGACCGTCACCGGCATCGACCGGGTGCAGCCCACCATCTTCGCGGTCCAGGTCGCGCTGGCCGCGGCCATGCGTTCGCACGGCGTCGTGCCCGGCGCGGTCATCGGTCACTCGATGGGCGAGGTTGCCGCCTCGGTCGTCTCGGGCGCACTCTCACTCGAAGACGGCGTGAAGGTCATCTGCCGCCGCACGCGCCTGATGACCCGCATCGCGGGCTCGGGCGCCATGGCGATGGTGGAACTCCCAGCCCAGCAGGTGCTTTCCGAACTCGCCAGCCGCGGCGTCGATGACGTCGTGCTGTCGGTGGTCGCCTCACCGCAGTCGACCGTGGTCGGCGGCGCGACCGCCTCGGTGCGCGAACTGATCGAGATGTGGGAGTCGCGCGGTGTGATGGCGCGCGAGATCGCCGTCGACGTCGCATCGCACTCGCCGCAGGTCGATCCGATCCTCGACGACCTCATCGAGGCGCTGGCCGATCTGGACCCCGCCGAACCGGAGATCCCGTACTACTCGGCGACGCTGTACGACCCACGGGACTACGCCGACTACGACGCCTACTACTGGGCGGACAACCTGCGTCACACCGTGCGATTCTCGGCGGCGGTCCAGGCTGCGCTCGAGGACGGCCACCGCGTGTTCGCCGAACTGTCGCCGCACCCCCTGCTGACCCACCCCGTCGAGCAGACGGCCCGCAGCCTCGACATGCCGCTCGCGGTGTTCGCCGCGATGCGCCGCCAGCAGGAGATGCCGCACGGTCTGCTCGGTTTCGTGGCCGACCTGCACAGTGCCGGTGCCGCCGTGGACTTCTCGGTCCTCTACCCCACCGGCCGGCTGCTCGACGCCCCGCTGCCGGCGTGGACGCATTCGACGCTGCTGCTCGACCGCGAACTCGAGTCCTCGGCGCCCGGTGTGCCGTCGGTGTCGGTGCACCCGCTGCTGGGATCGCACGTCGTGCTGCCGCAGGAGCCCGAAGAGCACCTCTGGCAGGGCGACGTGGGTACCGAGGCGCATCCGTGGCTGTCCGACCACCGGGTCCACCAGGTCGCGGTGCTGCCCGGTGCGGCCTACTGCGAGATGGCCCTGGCCGCCGTCACGCCCGTGCTGGGCGACACCGGCGAGGTCCATGATCTGAAGTTCCACGACATGCTGCTGCTCGACGACGCCACCCCGGTGTGGGTCTCGGCGGCCGTGACCGCCCCCGGCACCGCCGAATTCGGTGTCGAGACGCACCAGTCGGGTGATCGCACCCAGCGTGCGACCGCGGTGCTGCGTGGCGATGTCGACGCCGAACGGCCCGCCGCGCACTCGATCGATGCCCTCCTCGCCGCACACCCCAACCGGGTGGACGGCGACGAACTGCGTGCCGGTTTCGGCACCGTCGGCATCGGGCACGGCGCGGCCTTCGCCGGCCTGTCCGAGGCCTATGTCGCGACCGCGGCCGAACCCACCGTCGTTGCCGCAGTGGCCCTTCCGGGCCCGCTGCGGTCCGGACAGCGCGGTTACACGGTGCACCCGGCACTGCTCGACGCGTGCTTCCAGTCGGTGATCGCCCACCCCGAGGTCCAGAACATCGCCAGTGGCATGTTGCTGCCGCTCGGTGTGCGCAGGCTGCGGGCGTATGGGTCCACCCGCAACGTGCGGTACTGCCTGAGCCGCATCGTGAAGGCCGACAGCTTCGGTGTCGAGGCCGATCTCGAACTGCTCGACGCCGACGGCACCGTGCTGCTGAGCGCGATGGGTCTGCAACTCGGCACGGGCAATTCGGACAAGGCCGAAGAAGAGCGCCTGCTCGACGAGCGCCTGCTCACCATCGAGTGGCAGCAGCGCGAACTTCCCCGCCCCGAGGGCTCGGAGACGGTCGACGCCGGCTCGTGGCTGGTGATCCTCGCCGGAGACGATGACGAGAACCCGCGCGCAGCAGGTGTTGTCAGCGCGCTGATCGGTGCGGGCATGCCCACGACCACCATGGCGTGGTCGCACGATGCCGACCACGACGCACAGGCCGCGGCACTCACCGCGCGCCTCGACGAGCAGCCGCTCGCAGGCGTTGCGGTCATCGTGGGAGACAGCGAGACCGGCACCGACGCACACGACGTGGGAGCCGACGCTCGCCGTGGCGCCGACCACGTGCGTCATCTGGTGCGCATCGCGCGTACGTTGGCCGACGCCGTGGGCGAGCCGCCACGTCTGTACGTCGTGACCCACCGCAGCCAGCACGTGCTCGACACCGACGAGCCGTACCTGGAGCACTCCGGTCTGCGCGGCCTGATCCGGGTGGTCGGCATGGAGCATCCGCGGTTGCGCGCCACCCAGATCGACGTCGACGACAGCACCGCCCACGAGGCCCTGGTACGCCAGCTGCTGTCCGGATCGCCCGAGGACGAGACCGCGTGGCGTGACGGACAGTGGTACGCCGCACGGCTGTGCCCGTCGCCGCTGCGCGCGGCCGAGCGTCGTACCGCGGTGGCCGACAACGCTTCGGAAGGCATGCGACTGGTGGTCCGCAACCCGGGCGACCTGGAGTCCATGGAGCTGGTGACGTTCGAACGTGGCACGCCGGGACCGGGGCAGATCGAGGTTGCGGTCAAGGCGTCGAGCATCAACTTCGCCGACGTCCTCGTCGCGTTCGGCCGGTGCCCCAGCTTTGACGGCCGCCTGCCCGAGCTGGGATCGGAGTTCGGTGGCGTCGTCACCGCGGTCGGGCCCGGCGTCACGACGCACCGCGTCGGCGACCGCGTCGGCGGTGTTTCGGCCAACGGTTGCTGGAGCAACTTCGTGACATGTGAGGCCGATCTGGCCACCAAGCTGCCCGAGGGCATCAGCGAACACGAAGCCGCCGCAGTCGGTTTGGCGTACGGCACGGTGTGGCTGGGCCTGACGGAGCTCGCGCGCATGTCGGCAGGCGACAAGATCCTGATCCACTCCGCCACCGGTGGTGTGGGCCAGGCCGCGATCGCCGTGGCACGTGCGGCCGGAGCCGAGATCTACGCGACGGCTGGCAGTGAGAAGCGCCGCCAACTGCTGCGCGACTGGGGCATCGAGCACGTCTACGACTCGCGCACCACCGCCTTCGCCGACCAGATTCGCACCGACACAGACGGTTACGGCGTCGACATCGTGCTGAACTCGGTGACCGGACCCGCGCAGCGGGCCGGCCTGGAACTGCTCGCGTTCGGTGGGCGTTTCGTCGAGATCGGCAAGCGCGACATCTACGCCGACACCCGCCTGGGGCTGTTCCCGTTCCGTCGCAACCTGTCGTTCTACGCCGTCGACCTCGCGCTGATGACCGTGACGCATCCGCAGAAGATCCGGGATCTGCTCGCGACGGTCTACCGCCTGATCGCCGACGGCACACTGCCGTTGCCCGAGATCACGCACTACCCGCTCGAAGAGGCCGCGACCGCGATCCGCATCATGGGCGGTGCACAGCACACCGGCAAGCTCGTGATCGACATCCCGGACACGGGTCAGAGCCAGGTCGTGGTGCCGCCCGAGCAGGTCCCGGTGTTCCGCGGCGACGGCGCCTACGTGATCACCGGCGGTCTCGGTGGCCTCGGCCTGTTCCTCGCCGAACGGATGGCCGCCGCGGGATGCGGGCGCATCGTGGTCAATTCGCGTAGCGCTCCGTCGACACGGTCCAGCGAGATCATCGAGCTGATCCGTGCCACGGGCGCCGACATCGTGGTCGAGTGCGGCGACATCGCCGAGCCCGACACCGCGCGCAGGCTCGTCGCGGCGGCGACCCAGACGGGTCTTCCGCTACGCGGCGTGCTGCACGCCGCGGCGGTGGTCGAGGACGCCACGCTCGCCAACATCACCGATGAACTCGTCGAGCACGACTGGGCACCGAAGGTGTACGGCGCGTGGAACCTGCACCAGGCCGTGCAGTCCGGCGGACCTGCGACCTCCGAGCTCGACTGGTTCTGCGCGTTCTCCTCGGCCGCGGCCCTGGTGGGCTCGCCCGGTCAGGGTGCGTACGCCGCGGCGAACAGCTGGCTGGACGCCTTCATGCAGTGGCGACGGGCCCAGGGCCTGCCCGCGACGTCGATCGCCTGGGGTGCCTGGGGTGAGATCGGCCGCGGCACGGCAATGGCCGAGGGCGACAACGCGATC
Coding sequences:
- the cmrA gene encoding mycolate reductase (Catalyzes the final step in mycolic acid biosynthesis.); the encoded protein is MPVPAPSPDARAVVTGASQNIGEALATELAARGHHLIITARREEVLTSLAQRLTERYGVTVEVRAVDLTDPAARATLCDELAEREISILCANAGTATFGAVKDLDPAGEKAQVQLNVLGVHDLVLAVLPGMVARRAGGILISGSAAGNSPIPNNATYAASKAFANTFSESLRGELTGVGVHVTLLAPGPVRTELPDPSEQSLVERLIPDFLWIDTEYTAKLSLDGLEHNKMRVVPGVTSKAMSVASGYAPRAIVTPIVGAVYKKLGGG
- a CDS encoding helicase HerA-like domain-containing protein, which codes for MTTESTATPAQQIAAGYAVEGQALELGTVVVDGAVDPTAQVRIPLATVNRHGLIAGATGTGKTKSLQVLAEQLSAAGVPVLMADVKGDLSGLAKPGESNDKVTQRAADTGDDWTPTGFPVEFLSLGTEGIGVPVRATITSFGPILLSKVLGLNQTQESTLGLIFHWADQKGLPLLDIKDLRSVIQYLTSDEGKPELKALGAVSTTTAGVILRALVNLEAEGADTFFGEPELEPKDLLRVDDQGRGVITLLELGAQAARPVMFSTFLMWVLADLFTTLPEVGDVDKPKLVFFFDEAHLLFNDASKAFLEQVEQTVKLIRSKGVGVFFCTQLPTDVPNDVLSQLGARIQHALRAFTPDDQKALTKTVRTYPKTKVYDLEEALTSLGIGEAVVTVLSEKGAPTPVAWTRMRAPRSLMDTIGADAISAAAKASPLQATYGQTVDRDSAYERLAAKLAPPEGGDAGGFAGVEATGEAAPMPAPAQPEEPGFFEKMVASPAFKSAMRSAGTVIGREITRSIFGTGRRRR
- the orn gene encoding oligoribonuclease translates to MRDELVWIDCEMTGLDLKSDRLIEIAVLVTDADLNILGDGLDVVIHADDESLSSMVDVVKQMHARSGLTEEVRRSTVDLATAEEMVLDYIRGHVKQAKTAPLAGNSIATDRGFIARDMPKLDDYLHYRMIDVSSIKELCRRWYPRIYFGQPEKGLAHRALADIHESIRELKYYRATAFVPQPGPSTSDIAAIAAELGPPSSNSADTDSA
- the pks2 gene encoding sulfolipid-1 biosynthesis phthioceranic/hydroxyphthioceranic acid synthase, with protein sequence MACRLPGAINSPQQLWEALLRGDDFVTEIPTGRWDAEEYYDPEPGVPGRSVSKWGAFLDDPAAFDPEFFGITEREAAAIDPQHRLLLETAWEAVEHSGLNPAGLAGSATGVFMGLTHNDYAHLAADAKALEGPYGFTGTSFSLASGRIAYALGVHGPAITVDTACSSSLSAIHMACRSLHNGESDVALAGGVSVLLEPRKAAGGSAAGMLSPTGHCHAFDTAADGFVSAEGCVVLTLKRLDDAVADGDRILAVIRGTATNQDGRTVNIATPSADAQAKVYRMALKAAGVEPGTVGLVEAHGTGTPVGDPLEFSSLAEVYGTDGPCALGSIKTNFGHTQSAAGALGVMKAVLALQHNVIPQNLHFTRLPDQMAEIETGLFVPETITPWPVREGQPRRAAVSAYGLSGTNVHAVLEQAPESPAETAAEAISPKAGNALVFPVSASSADALRSTAQHLADWLLRSGDGNGRGPAIDLGDLAYTLARRRGFRAARSAVLAGDRGTLVEGLRQIADGEAMPQHAVTNDDRGPVWVFSGQGSQWASMGAELLDREQAFAAAIAELEPLIAAESDFSVTEALTASETVTGIDRVQPTIFAVQVALAAAMRSHGVVPGAVIGHSMGEVAASVVSGALSLEDGVKVICRRTRLMTRIAGSGAMAMVELPAQQVLSELASRGVDDVVLSVVASPQSTVVGGATASVRELIEMWESRGVMAREIAVDVASHSPQVDPILDDLIEALADLDPAEPEIPYYSATLYDPRDYADYDAYYWADNLRHTVRFSAAVQAALEDGHRVFAELSPHPLLTHPVEQTARSLDMPLAVFAAMRRQQEMPHGLLGFVADLHSAGAAVDFSVLYPTGRLLDAPLPAWTHSTLLLDRELESSAPGVPSVSVHPLLGSHVVLPQEPEEHLWQGDVGTEAHPWLSDHRVHQVAVLPGAAYCEMALAAVTPVLGDTGEVHDLKFHDMLLLDDATPVWVSAAVTAPGTAEFGVETHQSGDRTQRATAVLRGDVDAERPAAHSIDALLAAHPNRVDGDELRAGFGTVGIGHGAAFAGLSEAYVATAAEPTVVAAVALPGPLRSGQRGYTVHPALLDACFQSVIAHPEVQNIASGMLLPLGVRRLRAYGSTRNVRYCLSRIVKADSFGVEADLELLDADGTVLLSAMGLQLGTGNSDKAEEERLLDERLLTIEWQQRELPRPEGSETVDAGSWLVILAGDDDENPRAAGVVSALIGAGMPTTTMAWSHDADHDAQAAALTARLDEQPLAGVAVIVGDSETGTDAHDVGADARRGADHVRHLVRIARTLADAVGEPPRLYVVTHRSQHVLDTDEPYLEHSGLRGLIRVVGMEHPRLRATQIDVDDSTAHEALVRQLLSGSPEDETAWRDGQWYAARLCPSPLRAAERRTAVADNASEGMRLVVRNPGDLESMELVTFERGTPGPGQIEVAVKASSINFADVLVAFGRCPSFDGRLPELGSEFGGVVTAVGPGVTTHRVGDRVGGVSANGCWSNFVTCEADLATKLPEGISEHEAAAVGLAYGTVWLGLTELARMSAGDKILIHSATGGVGQAAIAVARAAGAEIYATAGSEKRRQLLRDWGIEHVYDSRTTAFADQIRTDTDGYGVDIVLNSVTGPAQRAGLELLAFGGRFVEIGKRDIYADTRLGLFPFRRNLSFYAVDLALMTVTHPQKIRDLLATVYRLIADGTLPLPEITHYPLEEAATAIRIMGGAQHTGKLVIDIPDTGQSQVVVPPEQVPVFRGDGAYVITGGLGGLGLFLAERMAAAGCGRIVVNSRSAPSTRSSEIIELIRATGADIVVECGDIAEPDTARRLVAAATQTGLPLRGVLHAAAVVEDATLANITDELVEHDWAPKVYGAWNLHQAVQSGGPATSELDWFCAFSSAAALVGSPGQGAYAAANSWLDAFMQWRRAQGLPATSIAWGAWGEIGRGTAMAEGDNAIAPDEGAYAFEAILRHDRVYNGYAPVLGASWLTAFAQRSPFAELFLADTQGASETRKLRSELAALPREEWPTHLRRLIAEQVGLLLRRTVDPDRPLSEYGLDSLGHLELRTRIETETGVRVSAMDMTTIRGLAQRLCEMLDTDDAVSAPS